One segment of Pleuronectes platessa chromosome 21, fPlePla1.1, whole genome shotgun sequence DNA contains the following:
- the ccdc78 gene encoding coiled-coil domain-containing protein 78, translating into MDTKDQQPNSKELQERLQSLTEENFQLREKNERLFAKVGYLESRLGHLAASNTDLSCRLVRSEEEKLKISKELVEEKIQTNRMRERFEEEAFELKNKILNQNSVTTDLELQRDKLSRGLQSAEARLTAGERSGRDLTEDFAALRKSYQVLAQAHDKELTQGEELSAELLALAQAQDALRRQMEEQQRNVTTSTQGLHGELDRVRALISRMSQNRVKTEDLAALDKEQKTMKETLLGNQDEMKEMLEKLRDGYMEQQRSLEEKLAALSKEHQESRGVIRDSRVKLSEQNAALMCSQSQAKEAEEENSKLQLQVKELNEEFRSRLVCYVQDLADYIDGLGDGKPPSEGTKMRVFVESLLQDVRSSYRAREEQLASAARSYKKRLQKVTKTHHALLIAYRVQREQVLTKPECGLDPGLPEASFSLELSELREETESELQHVRQDKARLEARLQAALQQVAALKMPAQNSSCLEPVKEEQTCEEPWTGVRTQLKEITDSTLVSFEKQRALLITRATVAEAQVSELQDYVDNHLGRYKEEITHLRRLHGKQEGGRSQSANSSLH; encoded by the exons atggacactaAGGACCAGCAGCCTAATTCAAAAGAACTTCAGGAGAGACTTCAATCTCTGACCGAAGAAAAT TTCCAGCTACGTGAGAAGAATGAACGCCTCTTTGCAAAGGTGGGCTACCTGGAGAGCAGACTGGGCCACCTGGCTGCCTCCAACACAGACCTGTCCTGCAGGCTAGTCCGGAGTGAAGAGGAAAAACTAAAG ATATcgaaggagctggtggaggaaaAGATTCAGACCAACAGGATGAGAGAGCGATTTGAGGAGGAGGCGTTTGAGCTGAAAAACAAG ATATTGAACCAAAACAGCGTGACAACAGACCTGGAGCTGCAGCGAGACAAACTGTCCAGGGGACTTCAGTCGGCTGAGGCTCGTCTGACGGCCGGAGAGAGAAGCGGCCGAGACCTGACGGAGGACTTCGCCGCTCTGAGGAAGAGCTACCAGGTTCTGGCTCAGGCCCACGACAAAGAGCTGACCCAGGGCGAGGAGCTGAGTGCGGAGCTGCTGGCTCTGGCCCAGGCCCAGGACGCCCTCCGCAGGCaaatggaggagcagcagcggaATGTCACGACCAGCACCCAGGGTCTCCATGGAGAGCTGGACAGGGTGCGGGCCTTGATCAGCCGCATGTCACAGAACAGAGTCAAG ACTGAGGATTTGGCAGCTTTGGACAAGGAACAAAAAACTATGAAAGAAACT CTTCTAGGAAACCAGGATGAAATGAAAGAGATGCTGGAGAAGCTGAGGGATGGTTacatggagcagcagaggagcctgGAGGAGAAACT GGCGGCCTTGAGCAAAGAGCACCAGGAGAGCAGGGGGGTGATCCGTGACAGCCGGGTGAAACTGTCTGAACAGAATGCG gccctGATGTGCTCTCAGAGCCAAGCGAAggaggcagaagaagaaaactcaAAGCTGCAGCTTCAGGTCAAGGAGCTGAACGAGGAGTTCCGCTCACGGCTGGTGTGCTACGTGCAGGACTTGGCG GACTACATTGATGGACTCGGAGATGGGAAACCTCCCTCAGAGGGAACTAAGATGAGGGTGTTTGTGGAAAgcctgctgcaggatgtgcgttcCTCCTACAGGGccagagaggagcagctggCTTCTGCTGCTCGCTCCTACAAGAAGAGGCTGCAGAAGGTCACTAAGACCCATCATGCACTGCTCATCGCATACAG GGTTCAGAGGGAGCAGGTGTTGACCAAACCAGAGTGCGGACTTGACCCTGGACTTCCAGAGGCCAGTTTCAGCCTGGAGCTCTCTGAGCTGAGGGAGGAAACCGAGAGCGAGCTGCAGCATGTCCGTCAGGACAAGGCGAGGCTGGAGGCTCGGCTGCAGGCGGCCCTGCAGCAg GTGGCTGCCTTAAAGATGCCTGCTCAGAATTCAAGCTGTCTGGa gCCGGTAAAAGAGGAGCAGACATGTGAGGAACCCTGGACGGGCGTGAGGACACAGCTAAAGGAGATCACAGACTCTACCCTG GTGAGCTTTGAGAAGCAGCGAGCTCTTCTCATCACCAGGGCGACAGTTGCAGAGGCGCAGGTGTCCGAATTGCAGGACTACGTCGACAACCACCTGGGCAG GTATAAAGAGGAGATCACACATCTCCGCAGACTGCATGGCAAACAGGAGGGGGGGCGATCCCAGAGTGCTAATTCATCTCTCCACTAA
- the ift140 gene encoding intraflagellar transport protein 140 homolog, with translation MAVYFDHRIEAPEGSAVPSHLTWHSALPVLAVASSSPTNEGNVDLYLQQGEYVESCHVGRPHQPTVLRWHPTKPVLALGWENGEVMLLTHPSGDQTVLPNTHTAGITLLEWSSSGSRLVTGDQTGALAVWKVDARGRLQGNHLVKHEYSKPLTCCIFKPAAPGDDVAMLARASVGGDERALDMFSWKGAPLKMGPQEGLAFYVSTADGKVHSVDEQCKTSTLLSVEGAIKKLFYLNKREALAVITETLMLSQYTLGPEGGAQEYMKVKLSSKTGQNFDIVWTENSLLITVSGEQVIRLWDLERDDNFSLSLDETLGFERGEMINCVSYCAAKEILAGGTSHGRIAMWRMVAQPGSSKGDTNAQWKLQTPTEIEGNVTQIQWGSSLNLLAANNSNTVLILCEHVMSAHFGQQVAAVQLTPTQLSITQFNTGAQLALQSDTHIKGVCVTKESVTVWNGKQVTVYELSGTALRNTGAFPCDSHAVAVHGENLYTVEPNRVQIRTPQGTVKQLLTFSKAEGNPVLLSVCQFYLVVGTDTAHIRVFDLSRRDAKAHCGAKNLADQIVGLGALRSVKCNANGSQVSILISQVNGRPDHKVYFYDVEMDTVTHFDFFAGRPSSGISHCEDSERQQFQGTELSGRCPVSHFWDESEPRLFVCETVPISTESSSASPVDMADVSVVTLFCTQEHGLLLQDCYPKPAGLQALLALDVPYYYFSCKPGERDPGSTEVSDTTSGPPHQTQPSKGAPVQFPHMVSRRALREFVGLETCEKATRDAMLNFSFYLTIGDMDEAFKSIKLIKSKAVWENMARMCVKTCRLDVARVCLGNMGNARAAKALKEAEAEPEPEAQVAMLAIQLGMLEDAEKLYKCCQRYDLLNNFYQASGQWQQALDTAESSDRIHLRTTYYNYAKYLESMGNKTLALVYYENSDTHRAEVPRMLQDDTSSLEIYVNKMKDKNIYKWWAQYLESQSDMDSALHFYECAQDYLSLVRVHCYMGNIQKASAIANDTGDRAASYHLARHYEGHDDIKQAVHFYTRAQAYNNAIRLCKENGLDDQLMNLALLSNPEDMMEAACYYEEKGSHMDRAVTLYHKAGYVSKALELAFATQQFSALQLIAEDLNENSDPALLARCSDFFITHSQYEKAVELLVAAKKYPQALELCVTQNLTITEDLAERMTVTDSKDLSEDARKEVLEKIADCCMRQGNYHLATKKYTQAGNKPKAMRALLKSGDTEKIVFFANVCRQKEIFIMAANYLQSLDWRNDPEILKTIIGFYTKGRAPDLLAGFYEACAQVEIDDYQNYEKALDALTEAAKCLLKAKDSSGEQQEARVADLQHKVSLIKKFVHARRLYPENADEAVRLCEALLEEPELDPAVRIGDAFGFLVEHHCQQGNLEVAYRKLEELQKRLPSQNVRYYISQASLEALQKVMGVPIDGDDHTVKEDDEVEEDLNLS, from the exons ATGGCGGTGTATTTCGATCACCGGATCGAGGCCCCTGAAGGCAGCGCTGTGCCCTCTCATCTGACCTGGCACTCAGCTCTTCCTGTACTGGCTGTGGCCTCCAGCAGCCCCACCAATGAGGGCAACGTTGACCTCTATCTGCAGCAG GGAGAGTATGTGGAGAGCTGCCACGTAGGACGTCCGCACCAGCCCACAGTGCTGCGCTGGCATCCCACAAAGCCAGTGCTGGCACTGGGCTGGGAGAATGGAGAGGTTATGCTGCTGACACACCCGTCTGGAGATCAGACCGTcctccccaacacacacacagccggcATCACACTGCTGGAGTGGAGCAGCTCCGGCAGCCGCTTGGTGACAGGGGATCAG ACTGGAGCTCTCGCCGTCTGGAAGGTCGATGCCAGAGGGAGACTTCAAGGAAACCATCTAGTAAAGCATGAATACAGCAAACCTCTAACGTGCTGCATCTTCAAACCTGCTGCACCTGGGGA TGATGTGGCAATGCTAGCACGAGCATCAGTGGGTGGAGATGAGAGAGCTCTGGACATGTTCAGCTGGAAGGGAGCACCTCTCAAGATGGGTCCGCAGGAGGGACTTGCATTCTACGTCAGCACTGCAGATG GTAAAGTTCACAGTGTGGATGAACAGTGTAAGACAAGCACACTGCTCAGTGTGGAGGGGGCAATCAAGAAACTGTTCTACCTCAACAAGAGAGAGGCCCTCGCTGTGATCACAGAGACCCTGATGCTGTCACAATACACTCTGGGACCTGAGGGGGGAGCCCAGGAATACATGAAG GTGAAGTTGAGCAGCAAGACTGGTCAGAATTTCGACATCGTCTGGACAGAAAACAGCCTCCTCATCACAGTGTCGGGGGAACAGGTCATCAG GCTGTGGGACCTGGAGCGAGATGACAACTTTTCTTTGTCACTGGACGAAACTCTGGGgtttgagagaggagagatgatcAACTGTGTTTCATACTGTGCAGCAAAAg AAATCCTGGCAGGTGGCACTAGCCATGGGCGCATAGCAATGTGGAGGATGGTGGCACAGCCAGGCAGTAGCAAAGGTGACACCAACGCCCAATGGAAGCTCCAGACACCCACTGAAATAGAGGGAAATGTCACTCAAATACAG TGGGGCTCCAGCCTGAATCTACTGGCTGCCAACAACTCAAACACGGTGCTCATCCTCTGCGAGCACGTGATGTCAGCCCACTTcggccagcaggtggcagcagtGCAGCTTACCCCAACCCAGCTCAGCATCACTCAGTTCAACACAGGAGCGCAGCTTGCTCTGCaatctgacacacacatcaagggagtgtgtgtgaccAAG GAGTCAGTGACAGTATGGAATGGAAAGCAAGTTACTGTGTATGAGCTTTCGGGGACAGCTCTACGCAATACAG GAGCGTTTCCTTGTGACTCCCATGCGGTAGCAGTACATGGCGAGAACCTGTACACTGTGGAACCGAACAGGGTACAGATCCGCACTCCACAG GGCACTGTGAAGCAACTGTTGACCTTCTCCAAGGCAGAGGGCAACCCTGTGCTGCTCAGTGTGTGCCAGTTTTACCTGGTGGTTGGCACAGACACGGCACACATCAGAGTCTTTGACCTCTCCAGAAG AGATGCCAAAGCTCACTGCGGTGCTAAGAACCTGGCTGACCAGATTGTCGGTTTAGGAGCCCTGAGGTCGGTCAAGTGTAATGCCAACGGCAGCCAAGTCAGCATCCTCATCTCTCAG GTTAATGGGCGACCTGATCACAAAGTGTACTTTTATGATGTGGAAATGGACACTGTGACACACTTCGACTTCTTCGCTGGCAGACCGTCCAGTGGTATCTCCCATTGTGAAGACAGTGAAAG gCAGCAGTTTCAGGGGACGGAGCTCAGCGGCCGGTGCCCTGTGTCTCACTTCTGGGATGAGAGTGAGCCTCGTCTCTTTGTTTGTGAGACGGTGCCGATCAGCACCGAGTCATCATCAGCTAGTCCCGTCGATATG GCGGACGTGTCAGTGGTGACGCTCTTCTGTACACAGGAGCACGGGCTACTTCTACAGGACTGTTATCCCAAACCTGCAGGCCTGCAGGCTCTTCTCGCTCTGGATGTGCCCTACTATTATTTCAGCTGCAAG CCTGGTGAGAGGGATCCAGGGTCAACAGAGGTTTCAGACACAACATCAGGACCACCACATCAGACCCAGCCATCCAAAGGGGCGCCAGTCCAGTTCCCCCATATGGTGTCTAGGCGAGCTCTCAGGGAATTTGTGGGTTTGGAGACCTGTGAGAAGGCCACCCGCGACGCCATGCTCAACTTCAGCTTCTACCTGACCATCGGCGACATGGACGAAGCCTTCAAGTCAATCAAGCTCATCAAGAG tAAAGCGGTATGGGAAAACATGGCCCGGATGTGTGTGAAAACCTGCCGCCTGGATGTGGCACGTGTGTGTCTTGGGAATATGGGAAATGCCAGGGCAGCAAAGGCACTGAAGGAGGCGGAGGCCGAGCCCGAACCAGAGGCCCAAGTGGCGATGTTGGCCATTCAGCTCGGCATGCTG GAAGATGCAGAGAAGTTGTACAAGTGCTGTCAACGCTACGACCTTCTGAACAATTTCTACCAGGCCTCTGGCCAATGGCAGCAGGCTTTGGACACCGCTGAAAGCAGTGATCGCATCCATCTGCGCACCACTTACTATAATTATGCCAAGTACCTGGAGTCCATGGGCAACAAGACTCTGGCCCTCGTATA TTATGagaactcagacacacacagggctgaAGTGCCCAGAATGCTTCAGGATGACACATCATCTCTTGAGATTTACGTTAACAAAATGAAAGACAA GAACATCTACAAGTGGTGGGCCCAGTACCTGGAGAGCCAGTCGGACATGGACTCAGCGCTGCATTTTTATGAATGCGCTCAGGATTACCTCTCACTGGTTCGAGTCCACTGCTACATGGGTAACATCCAGAAG gcgTCTGCGATAGCCAATGACACAGGAGACAGGGCAGCATCGTACCACCTGGCCAGACACTACGAGGGTCATGATGATATCAAACAGGCCGTTCACTTCTACACACGAGCCCAGGCCTACAACAACGCCATACGACTTTGTAAG GAGAATGGCCTGGACGACCAGCTGATGAACTTGGCGCTGCTCAGTAACCCGGAGGACATGATGGAGGCTGCCTGTTACTACGAGGAGAAAGGCAGCCACATGGACCGAGCCGTCACACTCTATCACAAG GCTGGTTATGTCTCCAAAGCTCTGGAGTTGGCCTTTGCCACCCAACAGTTCTCTGCACTACAGCTGATCGCTGAGGATCTGAATGAGAACTCAGACCCGGCTCTCTTGGCGCGATGCTCTGACTTCTTCATCACACACTCCCAGTATGAGAAGGCTGTGGAGCTACTGGTAGCAGCCAAGAAG TACCCTCAAGCCCTGGAGCTGTGTGTGACCCAGAACTTGACCATCACAGAGGACCTGGCAGAGAGAATGACCGTAACCGATTCAAAAGATTTATCTGAAGATGCCCGCAAGGAGGTGCTGGAGAAGATAGCAGACTGCTGCATGCGACAGGGCAATTACCACCTTGCTACCAAGAAATACACACAGGCGGGCAACAAGCCCAAG GCTATGAGGGCACTCCTGAAGTCGGGCGACACCGAGAAAATAGTCTTCTTTGCCAACGTTTGTCGTCAGAAGGAGATTTTCATCATGGCCGCCAACTACCTCCAGTCTCTGGACTGGCGGAACGATCCAGAGATCTTGAAGACCATCATCGGGTTCTACACTAAAGGCCGAGCACCGGACCTGCTCGCTGGCTTCTATGAAGCCTGTGCTCAG GTGGAGATTGATGATTACCAGAACTATGAGAAGGCTCTGGATGCTTTGACTGAAGCTGCCAAGTGTCTGTTGAAAGCAAAGGACTCTTCAGGTGAACAGCAGGAAGCGAGAGTAGCCGACCTGCAGCACAAGGTCTCGCTAATCAAGAAATTTGTCCATGCACGCAG GTTGTATCCGGAGAACGCTGATGAGGCAGTGCGGTTGTGTGAAGCGCTGCTGGAGGAGCCAGAGTTGGACCCTGCGGTCAGGATCGGTGATGCGTTTGGTTTTCTGGTGGAACATCACTGTCAGCAAGGCAACTTAGAAGTG GCGTATCGTAAGCTGGAGGAGCTCCAGAAGCGGCTGCCGTCGCAGAACGTGAGATACTACATTAGTCAGGCCAGTTTAGAGGCGCTGCAGAAAGTGATGGGTGTTCCCATAGACGGTGATGACCACACTGTGAAGGAGGATGATGAAGTGGAGGAGGACCTGAATTTGTCTTAG
- the tmem204 gene encoding transmembrane protein 204: protein MAVQRLVAAAVAVALLSLVLNNVAAFTPSWVLQALEDGRKRSVGLWRMCPTGGERGREDLQAGRRGQGAQRQCESLGWGSEYAGYQESRSTVKLQFDMMRACNLMATLALTAGQLIFLLGLKELPFITQESQWWEEAIAALFQLASFVLVIGLVTFYRIGPYTHLSYSCYLDIAACLLATMAAAMLIWNILHRRDDCLAPRVIIISRSLASPFHPRLDNDYVESPC, encoded by the exons ATGGCCGTGCAGAGGCTGGTGGCGGCGGCAGTGGCGGTGGCCCTGCTGTCCCTGGTCCTGAATAATGTCGCAGCCTTCACCCCCAGCTGGGTCCTCCAAGCCCTGGAGGATGGACGCAAGCGGAGCGTGGGACTGTGGAGAATGTGTCCCACCGGTGGGGAGAGGGGCCGTGAAGACCTCCAGGCTGGGAGAAGGGGGCAAggggctcagagacagtgtgaaaGCCTTGGATGGGGCTCCGAGTATGCAGGCTATCAAGAGTCCCGCAGCACTGTCAAAT TGCAGTTTGACATGATGCGAGCATGTAACCTGATGGCGACGTTGGCCCTGACTGCCGGTCAGCTGATCTTCCTCCTCGGCCTGAAGGAGCTGCCTTTCATCACGCAGGAGTCACAGTGGTGGGAGGAAGCCATCGCTGCCCTCTTCCAGTTAGCCA GTTTCGTGCTGGTGATTGGACTTGTGACCTTCTACAGGATCGGACCCTACACCCACTTGTCCTACTCCTGCTACTTGGACATAGCCGCTTGCCTGCTGGCCACGATGGCTGCGGCCATGCTTATCTGGAACATTTTACACCGCCGCGATGACTGCCTCGCCCCTCGAGTTATAATCATCAGTCGCTCACTGGCGTCACCTTTCCATCCACGTTTAGACAATGACTACGTGGAGTCGCCTTGCTGA
- the LOC128427396 gene encoding ferritin, heavy subunit-like codes for MSSQVRQNFHQDCEAAINRQINLELYASYVYLSMGYFFDRDDQALHNFAKFFRHQSLEEREQAEKLMKQQNQRGGRIFLQDIRKPERDEWGSGIEALECALQLEKSVNQSLLELHKLCADHNDPHMCDFIETHYLDEQVKSIKELGDWVTNLRRMGAPSNGMAEYLFDKHTMGKESS; via the coding sequence ATGTCTTCCCAAGTGAGACAGAACTTCCATCAGGACTGCGAGGCTGCAATCAACAGGCAGATCAACCTGGAGCTGTACGCCTCCTACGTCTACCTGTCCATGGGTTACTTCTTTGACCGGGATGACCAAGCATTGCACAACTTTGCTAAGTTCTTCCGTCATCAGTCGCTGGAGGAGCGTGAGCAAGCTGAGAAGCTAATGAAACAACAGAACCAGAGGGGGGGACGGATCTTCCTCCAAGATATCAGGAAACCAGAGAGAGACGAGTGGGGCAGTGGGATCGAGGCTCTTGAATGTGCCCTGCAGCTGGAGAAGAGCGTGAACCAGTCACTGCTGGAACTGCACAAGCTCTGCGCTGATCACAATGACCCACATATGTGTGATTTCATCGAGACGCACTACCTGGACGAGCAGGTGAAGTCCATCAAAGAGCTTGGAGACTGGGTGACCAACCTGCGTCGCATGGGAGCTCCAAGCAATGGCATGGCCGAATACTTGTTTGACAAACACACCATGGGCAAAGAAAGCAGCTAG